The Punica granatum isolate Tunisia-2019 chromosome 4, ASM765513v2, whole genome shotgun sequence sequence aaaaagatagaATATAATTGCAAATAACAACTATTGTGAGGGAAATCAGTTTAATTTTGGCACCTGAAAGGCTGCGTCCGATGTGGAAGGACGAGGAGGAATAAGAGAAAGGGCCCGGTTGCTTGCAGCAGCAAGCCCCATCGAAGGATTATACCCCAAATCTGCAGCTCCGACCGGTCTTGGATGTTGAACTGAAGATGATTGCGTCTGCAGGTTTGCTGAAGAGACAGTTGCCACAGGACCCACCGGTCTGACAGGTATACTACTCAACGCTCCTGAAGGACCAGGTAATGTTCCCTGTTGAAAGGTGGGTGGTTGTGGCAGCTGCACCTGTGGTTGCATTGGAGCTTGTGAGGACCCAGAAAACTGGTTAAGCCCAAAGGAATTTTGAGGCACACTAGGAATTGGTTGGACTTTGGGCATCAGACCAGGCTGGGTCCTCTGCGCAAGTGGGGGGAGTGCAGACAGAGTCGGGAAAGCTTGCTGCTGACTCAGCTGAGCATCTCTATGAGCAGGTTGTGAAGGTTGAATAGGAGCCTGCCTAAGATTTGGCATCTCCAACTGCAGGTATTTGGAGAAGAACATAAGTCATTTTCTTCACAAAATAAACTGTGAAAAGAACAAAAACCAGGTACAGAACACTTGACATGAGACTAACCACTTGTGGAGGCACCAAACCTAGCATTATCTCTGCCTGCAAAGAGAGGAAAAGTTGTAAAATCCCATTTAAGGAGCCAGAATTTTCTTTCAGGACAAGTTATTGGTGTCAAATGGTGACAACAAATAGATTCTGAATGACAAACAGAATGTGAGCTAAAACACAAGATGAAGGAGCTCATCAACTAATTGACAAGCACCTGAAACAGAGCTTTGGACAACTGTGGTCTTGCAAGTAACAGCTGCCGGGCTGATTCTTTATTTTGCATAGCCATGCCCTGACATCGCAGATTTGGAAGAAAATAAGAGGTGGAATTGCATATTAATCTATCAAGAAAGTTGAGAAAATCTCCAGCTATACACTTACTTTTAGCTCCGTCAAAAGTTCAGTCAGTTGGTTCCTAGATAATTTTGCTAACCGAAGTGTCAACGGGTCATTGGCCAGTGCTGACTGCTGAAGACCATTTTGATTCGGTAGCATACTCGCCTGAGGACCACCAAGAGCTCCGGTCATAACAGCTGCAGCAGTTATAGCTATGTGGAGACCGATGGGCTGGTTATGAACAGATTccccatgacctgtgagaccaCCAATTTGTTTTTGAGGATCTATGTGCATCCATCACCACAAAAAGAAGCAAGTCCAAGATTATGTCCCTTCAACATTAGacatagggaaaaaaaagaatcataaaTTGCTTGGCAATGCTTAGGAAATTTACCAGAATTTGCTGCCAGTCCAGGTCCTCCACGTCCCTGCAACAGGAGcatagcaattttagttcctAATCTTTGCAAATACAGTAAACAGAGAAGCCAGCAGCTACCATCGTGCCTTACGACCATCCAGAAAGATAACAGATGGCCTATGCAACTTCAATGCATGTAATTTACCTGCTCACGATTCCTATCGGAACCTTTGTCATTTTCAGCAAAATCAACCCGTAACTGCCTGCCATTAATCTCATACCCCTGAAGATTACGGCGAGCACTCAATGCCGTCTCTTCATCCTTGTACTCGCAGAAACCATAACCTTTGGGTTTACCAGTTTCTCTATCAATGACCAATCTGAAACAAAACCAAGTGAAGACGAATTTACAGATCATTTTCTGTTGAAAGACAGTGGCAAATTGCTTATGacagaaaatttgaaatgtaTTCCTATAGTGATCTTCCGGGTTAAATATTGTATTAACCATTGAGAGTGCTGCAAAATTTTGATTCTCAAAAGAGACTACAATGAACAGACTTCAGACATGCAAAAGTTATTCTATCATCTGCAATGTAAGGCTCATCAACAACTTGGAGAACCCAAATATGCTTATCAATTCCCTTGAGGAGTGATACAATCTACAGGTATCAATGCCCATTAAAGACCATCATCCATGACGAAGACAATTATGCAGGACCAATGATTAAACAACTTAACGTTGAGAAAATCAAGATATAGAGTCTTCATCCGCCTCCAAGTCTACCCTATATATTGTGTTAtcctttttcccccctttagTCCTCATTAGGAAGTCTGACCTATTTCTCTCCGGCGACCAAAGTCGACAAATTCTTCCTGGCTTAGTTACTGTTACTGACACAGCACGAAAGATGGCAAACAGGATCAGGC is a genomic window containing:
- the LOC116205158 gene encoding cleavage stimulating factor 64 isoform X1 — encoded protein: MASSQHRCVFVGNIPYDATEEQLIEICQEVGPVVSFRLVIDRETGKPKGYGFCEYKDEETALSARRNLQGYEINGRQLRVDFAENDKGSDRNREQGRGGPGLAANSDPQKQIGGLTGHGESVHNQPIGLHIAITAAAVMTGALGGPQASMLPNQNGLQQSALANDPLTLRLAKLSRNQLTELLTELKGMAMQNKESARQLLLARPQLSKALFQAEIMLGLVPPQVLEMPNLRQAPIQPSQPAHRDAQLSQQQAFPTLSALPPLAQRTQPGLMPKVQPIPSVPQNSFGLNQFSGSSQAPMQPQVQLPQPPTFQQGTLPGPSGALSSIPVRPVGPVATVSSANLQTQSSSVQHPRPVGAADLGYNPSMGLAAASNRALSLIPPRPSTSDAAFQPGSLISSGIPGRIINDAAARSSQIPQGSSFNMNGQSSRPSKLMKLEDGRGAAFPNGGPDTAAGARAPPVGPPSFTPVPKPEGQYLEEQIPQPQLPPDVESALLQQVMSLTSDQLSSLPPEQQQQVLQLQQKLRRDQWQPS
- the LOC116205158 gene encoding cleavage stimulating factor 64 isoform X2; the protein is MASSQHRCVFVGNIPYDATEEQLIEICQEVGPVVSFRLVIDRETGKPKGYGFCEYKDEETALSARRNLQGYEINGRQLRVDFAENDKGSDRNREQGRGGPGLAANSGHGESVHNQPIGLHIAITAAAVMTGALGGPQASMLPNQNGLQQSALANDPLTLRLAKLSRNQLTELLTELKGMAMQNKESARQLLLARPQLSKALFQAEIMLGLVPPQVLEMPNLRQAPIQPSQPAHRDAQLSQQQAFPTLSALPPLAQRTQPGLMPKVQPIPSVPQNSFGLNQFSGSSQAPMQPQVQLPQPPTFQQGTLPGPSGALSSIPVRPVGPVATVSSANLQTQSSSVQHPRPVGAADLGYNPSMGLAAASNRALSLIPPRPSTSDAAFQPGSLISSGIPGRIINDAAARSSQIPQGSSFNMNGQSSRPSKLMKLEDGRGAAFPNGGPDTAAGARAPPVGPPSFTPVPKPEGQYLEEQIPQPQLPPDVESALLQQVMSLTSDQLSSLPPEQQQQVLQLQQKLRRDQWQPS